One genomic region from Enterobacter hormaechei ATCC 49162 encodes:
- a CDS encoding YeiH family protein produces the protein MSEITLQHHRTVWHFVPGLALSAVVTGVALWGGSIPAVAGAGFSALTLAILLGMVVGNTVYPHIWKSCDGGVIFARQHLLRLGIILYGFRLTFSQIADVGVSGIAIDVLTLSSTFLLACFIGQKIFGLDKQTSWLIGAGSSICGAAAVLATEPVVKAEASKVTVAVATVVIFGTLAIFLYPAMYPLVAHWFSPETYGIYIGSTMHEVAQVVAAGHAINPEAENAAVIAKMLRVMMLAPFLIFLAARVKQLAPAGGNEKSKITIPWFAILFIVVAIFNSFHLLPKAVVEMLVTLDTVLLAMAMAALGVTTHVSALKKAGAKPLLMALVLFIWLIVGGGAINLAVHSLLA, from the coding sequence ATGTCAGAAATCACCTTACAACATCATCGTACAGTGTGGCACTTCGTGCCGGGTCTTGCGCTCAGCGCCGTGGTTACCGGTGTGGCCTTATGGGGCGGCAGTATACCGGCAGTTGCCGGTGCGGGGTTCAGCGCCTTAACGCTGGCCATTCTGCTCGGCATGGTGGTGGGGAATACCGTTTACCCGCACATCTGGAAATCCTGCGACGGCGGCGTGATTTTCGCCAGGCAGCATTTATTACGTCTCGGGATTATCCTTTACGGTTTCCGCCTTACCTTTTCGCAGATTGCGGATGTGGGCGTCAGCGGGATTGCCATCGACGTCCTGACCCTTTCGAGCACTTTTTTACTGGCGTGCTTTATTGGCCAGAAGATCTTTGGCCTGGATAAACAGACCAGCTGGCTGATCGGTGCAGGCAGCAGCATCTGCGGTGCGGCCGCGGTGCTGGCGACGGAGCCGGTAGTCAAAGCAGAAGCCAGTAAAGTGACGGTGGCGGTCGCGACGGTTGTTATCTTCGGTACGCTGGCGATCTTCCTGTACCCGGCCATGTATCCGCTGGTGGCGCACTGGTTTAGCCCGGAAACTTACGGCATCTATATTGGCTCGACCATGCACGAAGTGGCACAGGTGGTGGCGGCAGGTCATGCCATTAACCCGGAAGCGGAAAACGCGGCAGTCATCGCAAAAATGCTGCGCGTAATGATGCTGGCGCCGTTCCTGATTTTCCTCGCGGCACGGGTTAAACAGCTTGCTCCGGCTGGCGGCAACGAGAAGAGCAAAATCACCATTCCGTGGTTTGCGATCCTGTTCATCGTGGTCGCCATCTTTAACTCCTTCCACCTGCTGCCAAAAGCGGTAGTGGAGATGCTGGTGACGCTGGATACGGTGCTGCTGGCGATGGCAATGGCGGCGCTGGGTGTGACCACTCACGTCAGCGCGCTGAAAAAAGCCGGTGCGAAACCGCTGCTGATGGCGCTGGTGCTCTTCATCTGGCTGATTGTGGGCGGCGGCGCGATTAACCTTGCGGTACACAGCCTGTTGGCATAA
- the yieE gene encoding DNA-binding transcriptional regulator YeiE — translation MHITLRQLEVFAEVLKSGSTTQASQMLALSQSAVSAALTDLEGQLGVQLFDRVGKRLVVNEHGRLLYPRALALLEQAIEIEQLFREDNGAIRVYASSTIGNYVLPEVIARYRRDFPTLPLEMSVGNSQDVINAVIDFRVDIGLIEGPCHNVDIIAEPWLEDELVVFASPASSLLQGEVTLARLAQAQWILREQGSGTREIVDYLLLSHLPQFQLGMELGNSEAIKHAVRHGLGISCLSRRVIAEQLETGSLVEIPVPLPKLVRTLWCIHHRQKHLSSALQRFLRYCEM, via the coding sequence ATGCACATTACATTGCGTCAGCTGGAAGTTTTTGCCGAAGTGCTGAAAAGCGGCTCGACAACCCAGGCGTCACAAATGCTGGCGCTCTCGCAGTCCGCCGTCAGCGCGGCCTTGACCGATCTTGAAGGGCAACTGGGCGTGCAGCTTTTCGACAGGGTAGGGAAGCGGCTGGTGGTGAACGAACATGGCCGCCTGCTGTACCCGCGCGCGCTGGCCTTGCTGGAGCAGGCGATTGAAATTGAACAGCTGTTCCGCGAAGACAACGGCGCGATCCGCGTCTACGCCAGCAGCACGATCGGCAACTACGTCCTGCCGGAAGTGATCGCCCGCTACCGCCGGGATTTCCCGACCCTGCCGCTGGAGATGAGCGTGGGCAACAGCCAGGACGTGATTAACGCGGTCATTGATTTCCGCGTGGATATCGGGCTTATCGAAGGGCCGTGCCATAACGTCGATATCATTGCGGAACCCTGGCTTGAGGATGAGCTGGTGGTGTTTGCTTCCCCGGCCTCTTCCTTACTCCAGGGCGAGGTCACGCTGGCGCGTCTTGCGCAGGCGCAGTGGATCCTGCGAGAGCAGGGTTCCGGCACGCGTGAGATTGTCGATTACCTGCTGCTGTCCCATCTGCCGCAGTTCCAGTTAGGGATGGAGTTAGGTAACTCCGAGGCCATTAAGCACGCCGTCCGTCATGGCCTGGGTATCAGCTGTCTTTCCCGACGGGTGATCGCCGAACAGCTGGAAACCGGCTCACTGGTTGAGATCCCCGTTCCACTGCCGAAGCTGGTGCGCACGCTGTGGTGCATCCATCATCGTCAGAAACACCTTTCCAGCGCGCTCCAGCGTTTTCTGCGCTACTGCGAGATGTAA
- a CDS encoding amino acid permease, whose protein sequence is MVSETKTTEAPALRRALKARHLTMIAIGGSIGTGLFVASGATISAAGPGGALFSYILIGLMVYFLMTSLGELAAYMPVSGSFSTYGQKYVEEGFGFALGWNYWYNWAVTIAVDLVAAQLVMTWWFPDTPGWIWSALFLAVIFLLNYISVRGFGEAEYWFSLIKVATVIIFIVVGVAMIVGIFKGAEPAGWSNWTIGDAPFAGGFSAMIGVAMIVGFSFQGTELIGIAAGESENPEKNIPRAVRQVFWRILLFYVFAILIISLIIPYTDPSLLRNDVKDISVSPFTLVFQHAGLLSAAAVMNAVILTAVLSAGNSGMYASTRMLYTLACDGKAPRIFSKLSRGGVPRNALYATTVIAGLCFLTSMFGNQTVYLWLLNTSGMTGFIAWLGIAISHYRFRRGYVKQGHDLNNLPYRSGFFPLGPIFAFVLCLIITLGQNYEAFLADTIDWGAVTATYIGIPLFLIIWFGYKLTKGTRFVRYSEMDFPERFKQ, encoded by the coding sequence ATGGTTTCAGAAACTAAAACCACAGAAGCGCCCGCGCTACGTCGCGCACTTAAGGCGCGTCACCTGACGATGATCGCCATTGGCGGCTCCATCGGTACAGGTCTTTTCGTTGCCTCTGGCGCAACGATTTCGGCAGCCGGCCCGGGTGGGGCATTATTCTCTTATATCCTGATTGGCCTGATGGTTTACTTCCTGATGACCAGTCTGGGCGAACTGGCGGCATATATGCCGGTGTCTGGTTCGTTTTCTACATACGGACAAAAATACGTTGAAGAAGGCTTCGGCTTCGCGCTGGGCTGGAACTACTGGTACAACTGGGCGGTGACCATCGCCGTTGACCTCGTCGCCGCACAGCTGGTCATGACCTGGTGGTTCCCGGACACGCCAGGCTGGATCTGGAGCGCTCTGTTCCTGGCGGTTATCTTCCTGCTGAACTACATCTCCGTGCGCGGTTTCGGCGAAGCGGAATACTGGTTCTCTTTGATCAAAGTGGCAACCGTCATCATCTTTATCGTCGTCGGTGTGGCGATGATCGTTGGTATTTTCAAAGGGGCTGAACCGGCGGGCTGGAGTAACTGGACGATAGGCGATGCGCCGTTTGCCGGGGGCTTCTCGGCGATGATTGGCGTGGCGATGATTGTTGGCTTCTCCTTCCAGGGCACGGAGCTGATTGGTATCGCGGCCGGTGAATCCGAAAACCCGGAGAAGAACATTCCGCGCGCGGTGCGTCAGGTGTTCTGGCGTATCCTGCTGTTCTATGTCTTCGCGATCCTGATTATCAGCCTGATCATTCCGTATACCGACCCAAGCCTGCTGCGTAACGATGTCAAAGACATCAGCGTCAGCCCGTTCACGCTGGTCTTCCAGCACGCGGGTCTGCTCTCTGCGGCGGCGGTGATGAACGCGGTGATCCTGACGGCGGTACTGTCTGCGGGTAACTCCGGGATGTACGCCTCCACCCGTATGCTCTACACCCTGGCCTGCGACGGCAAAGCGCCGCGTATTTTCTCAAAACTGTCTCGCGGTGGCGTGCCACGCAACGCGCTGTATGCGACCACGGTGATTGCGGGCCTCTGTTTCCTGACCTCCATGTTCGGCAACCAGACGGTTTACCTGTGGCTGCTTAACACCTCTGGTATGACGGGCTTTATTGCCTGGCTGGGTATTGCCATCAGCCACTACCGTTTCCGTCGCGGGTACGTCAAGCAGGGTCATGATCTGAATAATCTGCCGTACCGTTCAGGGTTCTTCCCGCTGGGGCCGATTTTCGCCTTCGTTCTGTGCCTGATCATTACCCTGGGCCAGAACTATGAGGCCTTCCTTGCGGACACCATTGACTGGGGCGCTGTCACGGCCACCTATATTGGCATTCCGCTGTTCCTGATCATCTGGTTTGGCTACAAACTGACGAAAGGAACACGCTTCGTTCGCTACAGTGAAATGGATTTCCCGGAACGATTTAAACAATAA
- a CDS encoding ligand-gated channel protein, with amino-acid sequence MTIPRIKLLAVAVGAATCSSFVHAADQDTVVVTATGFEQKIQNAPASISVISKQQIEDKAYRDVTDALRDVPGVVVTGGGSSSDISIRGMASQYTLFLVNGKRVSTRSTRPNSDNSGIEQGWLPPLESIERIEVIRGPMSSLYGSDAMGGVINVITKKVSNTKAWTGSLHGDATFQENHDSGDIFQTNAYASGPLIDGLLGAKVTGLLSRRAEDKIVNGYNEQKMRNGGITLNFTPDEKNDFDLDFARELQDRNSTPGMSKATETCRGTTCTPTTKSDSRYEHTTYSLTHSGYYDDFNTTSYIQQEETNNPGREMRSYNTTFNNQNQVFLGDHTLTLGGQYRYEKLRDNGNQLEAADGLNKLTRWSWALFAEDEWSMTESFTLTGGLRMDKDQNYGTNWTPRGYGVWHLAEQWTLKGGVSAGYRAPDLRQSSASWGQVTGGGRLDGIIVGNPDLKPEKSLSEELALLWDNNDNLNAGVTLFNTDFKDKITEVRRCNSSADPACTIGGHSYDFVSDRVNVDKANMRGVESSFGWKITRDLNWTANYTYTESEQKSGQFSGKPLNKMPKHMFNTTLDWQATHDVGFWSRVNLRGKTSEYLSRTSMSQGTPSYTQVDVGMRYNANKNLLVTAGVYNVLDKQIDYDTYDTVLDGRRYTVGMTYSF; translated from the coding sequence ATGACAATACCACGCATTAAACTCCTGGCCGTCGCCGTTGGCGCTGCCACATGTTCCTCCTTCGTTCACGCAGCCGATCAGGACACCGTTGTCGTCACCGCGACCGGTTTTGAACAAAAGATCCAGAATGCTCCCGCCTCCATCTCTGTGATTTCAAAACAGCAAATTGAAGATAAAGCCTACCGTGATGTTACCGATGCCCTGAGAGACGTCCCGGGCGTGGTCGTCACGGGCGGCGGGAGTAGCAGTGACATCAGTATTCGCGGCATGGCCTCTCAGTACACCCTGTTCCTGGTGAACGGCAAACGCGTCAGTACGCGAAGCACCCGCCCAAACAGCGACAACTCGGGTATTGAACAAGGCTGGCTGCCGCCGCTGGAGTCCATTGAGCGCATCGAGGTCATCCGCGGCCCGATGTCCTCGCTGTACGGCTCCGATGCGATGGGTGGCGTTATCAACGTCATCACCAAAAAAGTCTCGAACACCAAAGCCTGGACCGGTTCGTTGCACGGCGATGCCACCTTCCAGGAAAACCATGATTCCGGCGATATCTTCCAGACCAACGCCTACGCTTCTGGTCCTCTGATTGACGGGCTGCTGGGCGCAAAAGTGACGGGGCTGTTGTCACGCCGCGCAGAAGATAAGATCGTGAACGGCTATAACGAGCAGAAGATGCGTAACGGTGGTATTACGCTGAACTTCACGCCGGACGAGAAGAACGATTTCGACCTTGATTTTGCTCGTGAGCTTCAGGACAGAAACAGCACGCCGGGGATGTCAAAAGCGACGGAAACCTGCCGGGGAACGACCTGTACGCCAACCACCAAAAGCGACTCGCGCTATGAGCATACGACCTACTCGTTAACCCACAGCGGTTATTACGATGACTTCAATACCACCAGCTATATCCAGCAGGAAGAGACCAATAATCCAGGTCGCGAAATGCGCTCCTATAACACCACCTTCAACAACCAGAACCAGGTTTTCCTCGGCGATCACACTCTGACCCTTGGCGGGCAGTATCGCTATGAGAAACTGCGCGACAACGGTAATCAGCTGGAAGCTGCTGACGGCCTGAACAAACTGACGCGCTGGAGCTGGGCCCTGTTTGCCGAAGATGAATGGTCAATGACGGAAAGCTTTACGTTGACCGGCGGCCTGCGGATGGACAAAGACCAGAACTACGGTACTAACTGGACGCCGCGCGGTTACGGCGTATGGCACCTGGCCGAACAGTGGACGTTGAAAGGCGGGGTTTCGGCTGGCTATCGTGCGCCGGACCTGCGTCAGTCGTCTGCCAGTTGGGGCCAGGTGACCGGTGGCGGACGTCTTGACGGTATCATCGTCGGCAACCCGGATCTGAAACCAGAGAAGAGCCTCAGCGAAGAACTCGCCCTGCTCTGGGATAACAACGATAACCTGAATGCCGGTGTGACGCTGTTTAATACCGACTTCAAGGACAAGATTACGGAAGTTCGCCGCTGTAACAGCAGCGCCGATCCCGCCTGTACGATTGGCGGTCACAGCTATGATTTCGTGAGCGACCGCGTCAACGTGGACAAAGCCAACATGCGCGGTGTGGAATCCTCCTTCGGCTGGAAAATCACGCGCGATCTGAACTGGACGGCAAACTATACCTATACGGAATCCGAGCAGAAGAGCGGCCAGTTCTCCGGCAAGCCACTGAACAAAATGCCGAAACACATGTTCAACACCACCCTCGACTGGCAGGCGACGCACGATGTCGGTTTCTGGAGCCGCGTGAACCTGCGCGGTAAAACGTCTGAGTACCTGAGCCGCACGTCAATGTCCCAGGGCACACCGTCCTACACTCAGGTTGACGTCGGTATGCGCTACAACGCCAACAAAAACCTGCTGGTAACCGCCGGTGTGTATAACGTGCTTGATAAGCAGATTGATTACGATACGTATGACACCGTGCTCGACGGGCGTCGCTATACCGTTGGCATGACCTACAGCTTCTGA
- the fghA gene encoding S-formylglutathione hydrolase: MELLEEHRCFEGRQQRWRHDSTTLNCAMTFSIFLPPADNPPVLYWLSGLTCNDENFTTKAGAQRIAAELGIALVMPDTSPRGDDVADDAGYDLGKGAGFYLNATEQPWASHYHMYDYIRDELPALVHAQFAVSERCAISGHSMGGHGALIMALKNPGKYTSVSAFAPIVNPTQVPWGQKAFTHYLGEDAEKWQEWDSCALMLASQPENAIPMLVDQGDADQFLAGQLQPALLAEAARQKDWPLTLRIQPGYDHSYYFMASFIEDHLRFHAEHLFR, translated from the coding sequence ATGGAACTGCTCGAAGAGCATCGTTGTTTTGAAGGTCGACAGCAGCGCTGGCGGCACGACTCCACCACGCTGAATTGTGCTATGACGTTCAGCATTTTCCTGCCCCCTGCGGACAATCCCCCGGTGCTGTACTGGCTTTCAGGCCTGACCTGCAACGACGAAAACTTCACCACCAAAGCGGGTGCCCAGCGTATTGCCGCCGAACTGGGCATAGCGCTGGTCATGCCAGACACCAGCCCGCGTGGCGATGACGTGGCCGACGATGCCGGATACGACTTGGGTAAAGGCGCCGGGTTCTATCTCAACGCCACGGAACAGCCTTGGGCGAGCCATTACCACATGTATGACTACATTCGTGATGAACTGCCTGCCCTGGTGCACGCTCAGTTTGCGGTCAGCGAGCGCTGCGCGATAAGCGGTCATTCGATGGGCGGCCACGGCGCGCTGATCATGGCGCTGAAAAACCCGGGGAAATACACCAGCGTGTCCGCGTTTGCACCGATTGTGAACCCAACGCAGGTGCCGTGGGGGCAAAAAGCCTTTACGCATTATCTGGGTGAAGATGCCGAGAAATGGCAGGAATGGGACAGCTGCGCGCTGATGCTGGCGAGCCAGCCAGAAAACGCTATTCCGATGCTGGTGGATCAGGGCGACGCCGACCAGTTCCTCGCCGGGCAGTTACAGCCTGCGTTGCTGGCGGAAGCCGCACGCCAGAAGGACTGGCCGCTGACGCTGCGCATTCAGCCGGGATACGACCACAGCTATTACTTTATGGCGTCCTTTATTGAGGATCATCTCCGCTTCCATGCGGAGCATCTGTTCAGGTAA
- a CDS encoding YbfB/YjiJ family MFS transporter, with product MALRIALSGFVVLVVAMGIGRFAFTPQVPLMIAAGQLTLTSAGLVAAMNYLGYLVGAWDAMRAHRFVETRLWLGITGAVALTLLSAAAENAVVHGLLRFVIGCMSGWSMVLIAAWTNERLGQLGKPGLSAAVFAGPGAGIALSGLLAVYIQAKSLSAGAAWQIYGVLALVLIVLVARYLPRAGQLHRPGTAPEPLLLTADLKRLVWSYSLAGFGYILPATFLSQMAAVRFPGSLFAQFVWPIFGAASVVGIALSIALRHTSSANRRLAIVLWLQGVGVLAAWLLPGIGGLLTGGLLVGGGFLCAVQLSLLCGRELAPDHTRYMAGLLTTGYAIGQLVGPVTSALSTWLTHRLEPALGLAGIALFVAGALVWNRQAERQQQLQ from the coding sequence ATGGCGCTGCGTATCGCGCTCAGCGGATTTGTGGTTCTGGTCGTCGCGATGGGGATAGGGCGCTTCGCCTTCACCCCTCAGGTGCCGCTGATGATTGCCGCCGGGCAACTCACGCTCACCAGCGCGGGGCTGGTGGCAGCAATGAACTATCTGGGCTATCTGGTAGGGGCATGGGATGCCATGCGGGCGCATCGCTTCGTTGAAACACGTCTCTGGCTTGGCATCACCGGTGCGGTGGCGCTGACGCTGCTCTCCGCGGCGGCAGAAAATGCCGTCGTTCACGGTCTGCTGCGCTTTGTGATCGGCTGCATGAGCGGCTGGTCGATGGTGCTGATTGCCGCCTGGACCAACGAGCGGCTGGGGCAGCTGGGCAAACCGGGACTCAGTGCGGCCGTCTTTGCCGGACCCGGGGCCGGAATTGCCCTGAGCGGCCTGCTGGCGGTCTATATTCAGGCGAAATCCCTTTCAGCCGGGGCAGCATGGCAAATCTACGGCGTACTGGCGCTGGTGCTGATTGTGCTGGTGGCGCGCTATTTGCCGCGCGCGGGACAACTTCATCGCCCCGGTACCGCACCTGAACCGCTGCTGCTGACCGCAGATCTCAAGCGTCTGGTCTGGAGCTACAGCCTGGCAGGATTCGGCTATATCCTCCCGGCAACCTTTTTATCGCAAATGGCCGCGGTGCGTTTTCCCGGCAGCCTGTTTGCCCAGTTTGTCTGGCCGATATTTGGCGCCGCCTCGGTGGTGGGGATTGCGCTCAGCATTGCCCTGCGGCATACATCAAGCGCTAACCGCAGGCTGGCGATTGTTCTGTGGTTACAGGGCGTTGGCGTGCTGGCGGCCTGGCTGCTGCCGGGCATTGGCGGCTTGCTGACGGGCGGACTGCTGGTGGGCGGCGGCTTCCTCTGCGCGGTGCAGCTCTCGCTATTATGCGGACGCGAGCTGGCGCCAGACCACACGCGTTATATGGCGGGTCTGCTCACCACCGGGTATGCCATTGGTCAGCTGGTGGGGCCGGTCACGTCGGCACTGTCAACCTGGCTCACGCACCGGCTGGAGCCTGCGCTGGGGCTGGCGGGGATCGCGCTGTTCGTTGCCGGGGCGTTAGTCTGGAACCGTCAGGCTGAAAGGCAACAGCAATTGCAATAA